The genomic interval TGTCGCACGCGTATCTTTCGCACCCACACCCGCGCGCAACAATTACGCTCGGACGTGCGGGCCGACCTTCGCTGCGCAAGCTCGTGCACACGCTCAAACAATCGCGCACGCACACTCGTACATCCGCGCGCGCACTCGTACAGTCGTGCACACTCGTACATCCACGCACACACTCGTACATCCACGCACACACTCGTACATCCACGCACACACTCGTACATCCACGCACACACTCGTACATCCACGCACACTCGTACATCCACGCACACACTCGTACATCCACGCACACACTCGTACATCCGCGCGCACACTCGTACATCCGCGCGCACACTCGTAGATCCGCACACACACTCGTACATCCACGCACACACTCGTactatcgcacacacacactcgtacagtcgTGCACACTCGTACATTCGCGCGCGCACTCGTACATCCGCGCGCACACTCGTactatcgcacacacacactcgtagaTCCACGCGCACACTCGTactatcgcacacacacactcgtagaGTCGTGCACAGTTGTGCACTCTCGTACAATTTCGCACACTCTCGTACATTCGCGCACACACTCGTACATTTGAGCACACACTCATACAATCGTGCACACATGTAGAATTGCGCACACATgctcacacgcgcacacactcgtgcacacacacacatgtacaattGCAGACATACAGGCATTCGCGCATGTAGAGTCGCTCGCCTACATTCGCATGCACACGTACCCGCTCACCGCGGCGCGGGTTTTAAACATTTCACGAGGACGGAGGGGGTTGGGGATCTTTGGAGTTGGGTTGGGAGCGGGTGGGCAGTCTAACGCTGCCCCGTAGCGCGGGCTGAGGGGCGGGGGCTGTGTTGGTGTCGCCCGCTCACAGCCGCTGGGTCATGTCCGACTCACTACGGGGGTTGCCGGGAGCATTCCCGCCTTGAGCAGAGCGCGGGCGAACactggagagagggggaagggggggggagaaggtgctCTTCGGGGGAGGGGAGAGATGTCGACCCCGGAACACGTCTGTCCGCCATGCGGGGCGAGCGTACATCTGGAGAAATCGACACGTCCGACCATTGACTCCGGAATTCTCCGCAGATCGTCCGTCCGATTGGGGACTTGATGTCCAAAAGCTCCTTCAGGTCGCTGGGTTCGGACTGGCCGTGGCTGTGTACAGATATAAAtcctgcgtttgtgtgtgtgtctgggctgtgtgtgtgtgtccgcgttgtgtgtgtgtgtctgggctgtgtgtgtgtgtctgcgttgtgtgtgtgtgtctgcgttgtgtgtgtgtgtctgtgtgtgtgtgtgtgtgtctgcgttgtgtgtgtgtgtccgcgttgtgtgtgtgtgtctgggctgtgtgtgtgtgtctgcgttgtgtgtgtgtgtctgcgttgtgtgtgtgtgtctgcgttgtgtgtgtgtctgcattgtgtgtgtgtgtctgcgttgtgtgtgtgtgtctgcgttgtgtgtgtgtgtctgcgttgtgtgtgtgtgtccgtgttgtgtgtgtgtgtccgcgttgtgtgtgtgtgtctgcgttgtgtgtgtgtggctgcgttgtgtgtgtctgtgtgtgtgtgtctgcgttgtgtgtgtgtgtccgcgttgtgtgtgtgtggctgcgttgtgtgtgtctgtgtgtgtgtgtctgcgttgtgtgtgtgtggctgcgttgtgtgtgtgtgtctgcgtttgtgTGTATCTGGGCTGTGCGTGTGTACCAGGTGCGTGTTTGTGTACCAAGAGGGTGTGTGTaccaggggagtgtgtgtgtgtgtataccaggtgtgtgtgtgtgtaccagatgtgtgtgtgtctgtgttgtgtgtgtgtgtctgtgttgtgtgtgtgtgtctgcgttgtgtgtgtgtctgggttgcgttgtgtgtgtgtgtctgcgtttgtgtgtgtctgggctgtgtgtgtgtaccAGGTGCGTGTTTGTGTACCAAGAGGGTGTGTGtaccagatgtgtgtgtgtgtgtaccaggtgcgtgtgtgtgtctgctgtgtgtgtgtgtaccaggggagtgtgtgtgtgtgtgtataccaggtgtgtgtgtgtgtgcgttgtgtgtgtgtgtctgctgtgtgtgtgtgtctgggttgcgttgtgtgtgtgtgtctgcgtttgtgtgtgtctgcgttgtgtgtgtgtgtgtgcgttgtgtgtgtgtgtgtgcgttgtgtgtgtgtgtctgcgttgtgtgtgtgtgtgcgttgtgtgtgtgtgtctgcgtttgtgtgtgtgtgtctgcgttgtgtgtgtgtgtgtctgcgttgtgtgtgtgtgtctgcgttgtgtgtgtgtgtctgcgtttgtgtgtgtctgcgttgtgtgtgtgtgtctgcgttgtgtgtgtgtgtctgcgttgtgtgtgtgtgtctgcgttgtgtgtgtgtgtgtgcgttgtgtgtgtgtgtctgcgtttgtgtgtgtgtgtctgcgttgtgtgtgtgtgtgtctgcgttgtgtgtgtgcgtctgcgttgtgtgtgtgtgtctgcgtttgtgtgtgtctgcgttgtgtgtgtgtgtctgcgttgtgtgtgtgtgtctgcgtttgtgtgtgtctgcgttgtgtgtgtgtgtgtctgcgttgtgtgtgtgtgtgtctgcgttgtgtgtgtgtgtctgcgttgtgtgtgtgtctgcgttgtgtgtgtgtgtccgcgttgtgtgtgtgtgtctgcgctgtgtgtgtgtgtctgggttgcgTTGTTTGCGCGCGTCAGCGTGTGCGGCAGTTGACGGGATGGTACCCGGTCCCCCGGGACTCCCGGCAGTGAGCGGTGGGGAGAGTCGGACCATGTGTATATgtacataatatatatataaattacATAATACCTACATATACAGTCACTGAAaacacgggaaggtaggaggggttggggagggctgtggggtgggggggagttggtatAATTTAATGTCGACGTGTATAATACATATAGCGATCATTGAACTTTATAAGACTGTCTGACGTCTCTTTTTTAACTTCTTCCTCCGGACCGGCGCGAAGCGCGGCGGTAGCTCGAATCCCGGTctgatcccgcgaccaagtcgcctggcgatcccgcggccaagtcgcctggcgatcccgcggccaagtcgcctggcgatcccgcggccaagtcgcctggcgatcccgcggccaagtcgcctggcgatcccgcgacctagatcccgcagccaagtcgcctggcgatcccgcggccaagtcgcctgccgatcccgcggccaagtcgcctggcgatcccgcgaccaagtcgcctggcgatcccgcggccaagtcgcctggcgatcccgcgacctagatcccgcagccaagtcgcctggcgatcccgcggccaagtcgcctgccgatcccgcggccaagtcgcctggcgatcccgcgaccaagtcgcctggcgatcccgcggccaaggcgcctggcgatcccgcggccaagtcgcctgccgatcccgcggccaagtcgcctggcgatcccgcgaccaagtcgcctggcgatcccgcgatcaagtcgcctggcgatcacgcagccaagtcgcctggcgatcccgcgaccaagatcccgcagccaagtcgcctggcgatcccgcgaccaagtcgcctggcgatcccgcggccaagtcgcctggcgatcccgctgccaagtcgcctggcgatcccgcgaccaagatcccgcagccaagtcgcctggcgatcccgcgaccaagtcgcctggcgatcccgcggccaagtcgcctggcgatcccgctgccaagtcgcctggcgatccccgcGAACAAGTCGCCTgccgatcccgcgaccaagtcgcctgccgatcccgcggccaagtcgcctggcaatcccgcgaccaagtcgcctgccgatcccacgaccaagtcgcctggcgatcccgcggtcaagtcgcctggcgatcccacggccaagtcgcctggcgatctcgcgaccaagtcgcctggcgatcccgcgaccaagtcgccagGCGATCCCgcaaccaagtcgcctggcgatcccgcgaccaagatcccgcagccaagtcgcctggcgatcccgcgaccaagtcgcctgccgatcccgcggccaagtcgcctggcaatcccgcagccaagtcgcctggcgatcccgcgaccaagtcgcctgccgATCTcacgaccaagtcgcctggcgatccccgcgaccaagtcgcctgccgATCTcacgaccaagtcgcctggcgatcccgcgaccaagtcgcctgccgATCTcacgaccaagtcgcctggcgatcccgcgaccaagtcgcctggcgatgccgcagccaagtcgcctggcgatcccacaCCCAAGTCGCCTGctgatcccgcgaccaagtcgcctggcgatcccgcgaccaagatcccgcgaccaagtcgcctgccgatcccgcgaccaagatcccgcgaccaagtcgcctgccgatcccgcggccaagtcgcctggcgatcccgcggccaagtcgcctggcgatcccgcggccaagtcgcctggcgatcccgcggccaagtcgcctggcgatcccgcggccaagtcgcctggcgatcccgcgacctagatcccgcagccaagtcgcctggcgatcccgcggccaagtcgcctgccgatcccgcggccaagtcgcctggcgatcccgcgaccaagtcgcctggcgatcccgcggccaagtcgcctggcgatcccgcgacctagatcccgcagccaagtcgcctggcgatcccgcggccaagtcgcctgccgatcccgcggccaagtcgcctggcgatcccgcgaccaagtcgcctggcgatcccgcggccaaggcgcctggcgatcccgcggccaagtcgcctgccgatcccgcggccaagtcgcctggcgatcccgcgaccaagtcgcctggcgatcccgcgaccaagtcgcctggcgatcacgcagccaagtcgcctggcgatcccgcgaccaagttcccgcagccaagtcgcctggcgatcccgcgaccaagtcgcctggcgatcccgcggccaagtcaccTGGCGATCCCgctgccaagtcgcctggcgatcccgcgaccaagatcccgcagccaagtcgcctggcgatcccgcgaccaagtcgcctggcgatcccgcggccaagtcgcctggcgatcccgcggccaagtcgcctggcgatcccgcgaacAAGTCGCCTgccgatcccgcgaccaagtcgcctgccgATCCCGCGGACATGTCGCCTGGcaatcccgcgaccaagtcgcctgccgatcccacgaccaagtcgcctggcgatcccgcggtcatgtcgcctggcgatcccacggccaagtcgcctggcgatctcgcgaccaagtcgcctggcgatcccgcgaccaagtcgccagGCGATCCCgcaaccaagtcgcctggcgatcccgcgaccaagatcccgcagccaagtcgcctggcgatcccgcgaccaagtcgccttccgatcccgcggccaagtcgcctggcaatcccgcagccaagtcgcctggcgatcccgcgaccaagtcgcctgccgATCTcacgaccaagtcgcctggcgatcccgcgaccaagtcgcctggcgatgccgcagccaagtcgcctggcgatcccacaCCCAAGTCGCCTGCTGATCCCGCgatcaagtcgcctggcgatcccacggccaagtcgcctggcgatcccgcggacaagtcgcctggcgatcccgcggccaagtcgcctggcgatcctgcGACCAAGATCCCacagccaagtcgcctggcgatcccgcgaccaagtcgcctggcgatcccacgaccaagtcgcctggcgatcccgcgaccaagatcCCGCGACCAAATCGCCTGCCGATCCCGCGACCaagatcccgcgaccaagtcgcctgccgatcccgcggccaagtcgcctggcgatcccgcggccaagtcgcctggcgatcccgcgaccaagatcccgcagccaagtcgcctggcgatcccgcgaccaagtcgcctggcgatcccgcgaccaagtcgcctgccgatcccgcggccaagtcgcctggcgatcccgcggccaagtcgcctggcgatcccgctgccaagtcgcctggcgatcccgcgaccaagatcccgcagccaagtcgcctggcgatcccgcgaccaagtcgcctggcgatcccgcggccaagtcgcctggcgatcccgctgccaagtcgcctggcgatcccgcgaacAAGTCGCCTgccgatcccgcgaccaagtcgcctgctgatcccgcggccaagtcgcctggcaatcccgcgaccaagtcgcctgccgatcccacgaccaagtcgcctggcgatcccgcggtcaagtcgcctggcgatcccgcggccaagtcgcctggcgatctcgcgaccaagtcgcctggcgatcccgcgaccaagtcgccagGCGATCCCgcaaccaagtcgcctggcgatcccgcgaccaagatcccgcagccaagtcgcctggcgatcccgcgaccaagtcgcctgccgatcccgcggccaagtcgcctggcaatcccgcagccaagtcgcctggcgatcccgcgaccaagtcgcctgccgATCTcacgaccaagtcgcctggcgatcccgcgaccaagtcgcctggcgatgccgcagccaagtcgcctggcgatcccacaCCCAAGTCGCCTGCTGATCCCGCgatcaagtcgcctggcgatcccacggccaagtcgcctggcgatcccgcggccaagtcgcctggcgatcccgcggccaagtcgcctggcgatcctgcGACCAAGATCCCacagccaagtcgcctggcgatcccgcgaccaagtcgcctggcgatcccacgaccaagtcgcctggcgatcccgcgaccaagatcccgcgaccaagtcgcctgccgatcccgcgaccaagatcccgcgaccaagtcgcctgccgatcccgcggccaagtcgcctggcgatcccgcggccaagtcgcctggcgatcctgcGACCAAGATCCCgcagccaagtcgcctggcgatcccgcgaccaagtcgcctggcgatcccgcgaccaagtcgcctgccgatcccgcggccaagtcgcctgccgatcccgcggccaagtcgcctggcgatcccgcggccaagtcgcctggcgatcccgcgaccaagtcgcctgccgatcccgcggccaagtcgcctggcgatcaagcggccaagtcgcctggcgatcccgcgaccaagtcgcctggcgatcccgcgaccaagtcgcctgcagatcccgcggccaagtcgcctggcgatcccgcgaccaagtcgcctggcgatcccgcgaccaagtcgcctgcagatcccgcggccaagtcgcctggcgatcccgcgaccaagtcgcctgccgaacccgcgaccaagtcgcctggcgatcccgcggccaagtcgcctgccgatcccgcggccaagtcgcctggcgatcccgcgaccaagatcccgcagccaagtcgcctggcgatcccgcgaccaagtcgcctgccgatcccgcggccaagtcgcctggcaatcccgcggccaagtcgcctgccGATCCCGCGATCAAGTCGCctgccgatcccgcggccaagtcgcctggcgatcccgcggccaaggcgcctggcgatcccgcgaccaagtcgcctggcgatcccgcggccaagtcgcctggcgatcccgcggccaagtcgcctggcgatcccgcgaccaagtcgcctggtgATCCCACGACCAAGTCGCCTGGTGATCCCACGACCAAGTCGcttggcgatcccgcgaccaagtcgcctggtgATCCCACGACCAAGTCGCctgccgatcccgcggccaagtcgcctggcgatcccacgaccaagtcgcctggcgatcccgcggccaagtcgcctggcgatcccgcggccaagtcgcctgctgatcccgcgaccaagtcgcctggcgatcccacgACCAAGTCTCCTgccgatcccgcgaccaagtcgcctggcgatcccgcggccaagtcgcctggcgatcccgcggccaagtcgcctggcgatcccgcggccaagtcgcctggcgatcccgcgaccaagtcgcctggcgatcccgcggccaagtcgcctggcgatcccgcgaccaagtcgcctggcgatcccgcggccaagtcgcctggcgtcccgcggccaagtcgcctggcgatcccgcggccaagtcgcctggcgatcccgcggccaagtcgcctggcgatcccgcgaccaagtcgcctggcgatcccgcggccaagtcgcctggcgatcccgcgaccaagtcgcctggcgatcccgcggccaggtcgcctggcgatcccgcggccaagtcgcccggcgatcccgcggccaagtcgcccggcgatcccgcgaccaagtcgcctgccgatcccgggaccaagtcgcctggcgatcccgcggccaagtcgcctgccgatcccgcgaccaagtcgcctggcgatcccgcgaccaagtcgcctggcgatcccgcgacctagtcgcctggcgatcccgcggccaagtcgcctggcgatcccgcggccaagtcaccTGGCGATCCCgtggccaagtcgcctggcgatcccgcgaccaagtcgcctggcgatcccgcggccaagtcgcctggcgatcccgcgaccaagtcgcctggcgatcccgcgaccaagatcccgcagccaagtcgcctggcgatcccgcggccaagtcgcctggcgatcccgcggccaagtcgcctggcgatcccgcagcCAAGTCGCCTGGTGATCCCGCGACcaagatcccgcggccaagtcgcctggcaatcccgcgaccaagtcgcctggcgatcccgcgaccaagtcgccaggcaatcccgcgaccaagtcgcctggcgatcccgcggccaagtcgcctggcgatcccgcaaccaagtcgcctggcgatcccgcagccaagtcgcctggcgatcccgcgaccaagtcgcctggcgatcccgcggccaagtcgcctggcgatcccgcgaccaagtcgcctggcgatcccgcggccaagtcgcctggcgatcccgcggccaagtcgcctggcgatcccgcggccaagtcgcctggcgatcccgcgaccaagtcgcctggcgatcccgcggccaagtcgcctggcgatcccgcggccaagtcgcctggcgatcccgcgaccaagtcgcctggcgatcccgcgaccaagtcgccgagcgatcccgcggccaagtcgcctggcgaacccgcggccaagtcgcctggcgatcccgcgaccaagtcgcctggcgatcccgcgaccaagtcgcctggcgatcccgcggccgcAATCCCgtgaccaagtcgcctggcgatcccccggccaagtcgcctggcgatcccgcgaccaagtcgcctggcgatcccgcggccaagatcccgcagccaagtcgcctggcgatcccgcgaccaagtcgcctggcgatcccgcgaccaagtcgcctggtgATCCCGCGGACAAGTCGCCTGCTGATCCCGCGGCcatgtcgcctggcgatcccgcaaccaagtcgcctggcgatcccgcgaccaagtcgcctggcgatcccgcggacaagtcgcctggcgatcccgcgaccaagtcgcctggcgatcccgcggacAAGTCGCCTgctgatcccgcggccaagtcgcctggcgatcccgcggccaagtcgactactgatcccgcggccaagtcgcctggcgatgccGCAACCAAGATACCacagccaagtcgcctggcgatcccacgaccaagtcgcctggcgatcccacaaccaagtcgcctggcgatctcgcaaccaagtcgcctggcgatcccgcgaccaagtcgcctggcgatcccgcggccaagtcgcctggcgatcccgcgaccaagtcgcctggcgatcccgcggccaagtcgcctggcgatcccgcggccaagtcgcctggcgatcccgcggccaagtcgcctggcgatcccgcggccaagtcgcctggagatcccgcgaccaagtcgcctggcgatcccgcggccaagtcgcctggcgatcccgcggccaagtcgcctggcgatcccgcgaccaagtcgcctgccgatcccgggaccaagtcgcctggcgatcccgcggccaagtcgcctggcgatcccgcgaccaagtcgcctggcgatcccgcgaccaagtcgcctggcgatcccgcgacctagtcgcctggcgatcccgcggccaagtcgcctggcgatcccgcggccaagtcgcctggcgatcccgcggccaagtcgcctggcgatcccgcgaccaagtcgcctggcgatcccgcggccaagtcgcctggcgatcccgcgaccaagatcccgcagccaagtcgcctggcgatcccgcagcCAAGTCGCCTGGTGATCCCGCGACcaagatcccgcggccaagtcgcctggcaatcccgcgaccaagtcgcctggcgatcccgcgaccaagtcgccaggcaatcccgcgaccaagtcgcctggcgatcccgcggccaagtcgcctggcgatcccgcgaccaagtcgcctggcgatcccgcagccaagtcgcctggcgatcccgcgaccaagtcgcctggcgatcccgcggccaagtcgcctggcgatcccgcgaccaagtcgcctggcgatcccgcggccaagtcgcctggcgatcccgcggccaagtcgcctggcgatcccgcgaccaagtcgcctggcgatcccgtgaCCAAGTCGCCtagcgatcccgcggccaagtcgcctggcgaacccgcggccaagtcgcctggcgatcccgcgaccaagtcgcctggcgatcccgcgaccaagtcgcctgcgATCCCGCGGCCGCAATCCCgtgaccaagtcgcctggcgatcccccggccaagtcgcctggcgatcccgcgaccaagtcgcctggcgatcccgcggccaagatcccgcagccaagtcgcctggcgatcccgcgaccaagtcgcctggcgatcccgcgaccaagtcgcctggtgATCCCGCGGACAAGTCGCCTGCTGATCCCGCGGCcatgtcgcctggcgatcccgcaaccaagtcgcctggcgatcccgcaaccaagtcgcctggcgatcccgcgaccaagtcgcctggcgatcccgcggacaagtcgcctggcgatcccgcgaccaagtcgcctggcgatcccgcggacAAGTCGCCTGCTGATCCCGCGGCcatgtcgcctggcgatcccgcggccaagtcgactactgatcccgcggccaagtcgcctggcgatgccGCAACCAAGATACCacagccaagtcgcctggcgatcccacgaccaagtcgcctggcgatcccacaaccaagtcgcctggcgatcccgcgaccaagtcgcctggtgatcccacgaccaagtcgcctggcgatcccgcggccaagatcccgcagccaagtcgcctggcgatcccgcggccaagtcgcctagCGATCCCGCGGCCAGGATCCCgcagccaagtcgcctggcgatcccgcgaccaagtcgcctggcgatcccgcggccaatatcccgcagccaagtcgcctggcgatcccgcgaccaagtcgcctgctgatcccgcggccaagtcgcctggcgatcccacgaccaagtcgcctggcgatcccgcgaccaagtcgcctggcgatcccgcagccaagtcgcctggcgatcccgcggccaagtcgcctggcgatcccgcgg from Scyliorhinus torazame isolate Kashiwa2021f unplaced genomic scaffold, sScyTor2.1 scaffold_1204, whole genome shotgun sequence carries:
- the LOC140407149 gene encoding uncharacterized protein, which encodes MSKSSFRSLGSDWPWLCTDINPAFVCVSGLCVCVRVVCVCLGCVCVSALCVCVCVVCVCLCVCVCVCVVCVCPRCVCVSGLCVCVCVVCVCLRCVCVSALCVCLHCVCVSALCVCVCVVCVCLRCVCVSVLCVCVRVVCVCLRCVCVAALCVSVCVCLRCVCVSALCVCGCVVCVCVCVSALCVCGCVVCVCLRLCVSGLCVCTRCVFVYQEGVCTRGVCVCVYQVCVCVPDVCVSVLCVCVCVVCVCLRCVCVWVALCVCVCVCVCLGCVCVPGACLCTKRVCVPDVCVCVPGACVCLLCVCVPGECVCVCIPGVCVCALCVCVCCVCVSGLRCVCVSAFVCVCVVCVCVRCVCVCALCVCVCVVCVCALCVCVCVCVCVSALCVCVSALCVCVCVVCVCLRLCVSALCVCVCVVCVCLRCVCVSALCVCVCVVCVCLRLCVCVCVVCVCVCVVCVRLRCVCVSAFVCVCVVCVCLRCVCVSAFVCVCVVCVCVCVVCVCVCVVCVCLRCVCVCVVCVCPRCVCVSALCVCVWVALFARVSVCGS